The following nucleotide sequence is from Drosophila kikkawai strain 14028-0561.14 chromosome 2L, DkikHiC1v2, whole genome shotgun sequence.
TGCTGGGCCTGAGTGCTAGCATTGGACAACTGACTGAATCTCTGGTGAGTTAAGGGTTATCACCCACCGTTCAGGGGATctcaatgtttttttttttcctgtttaCACAGATCAAATATGCCTCTTCGGCGCTATTCCAATTTTTGCGTTCCAACCCGACGATGGTGCCGCGTTTATGTTCCGAGATTGTCCAGATCTTCGAGGAGCATCTGCTCAATGAGCGCGTAACTTATCCCATGCTCAGTTTCCTGGACATACTCATCGGATCGGGTACCGTGGAATCGGTGCTCCATGACGAAACACATCCCTTTGCCGAGGACATCTACAGGCTGCTTAACCTGGAAGTCAAGGGATACAAGAAGCTCTACAAGACGGCGAGCAGTATTAGTGCCTTCTGCCAGCTCCTGCAGGTGCCTCGTCTGTCCCGGCGCATCCTCTCCAAGCTCGCGGTATTCCTTGGACTGCAGCATGTGCATGTTAGGAAAACGGCAGCTACTAAATTATACGAAGCTTTGGCCCTGCATGGAGATGTCACCGAAGTGCCCGAGGATAATATGGATGAGATCCTAACATTGCTCTCCGAGACCGACTGGACCATGCCGCTGGTGGAGGTGCGTCCCCTGAGGAATCAACTATGCCAGCTGATGGGCATCAAGGCGCCGGTGAGTGCtgctcagcagcagcaggcagcgaGTGCGGATAAGTGATATTCCACACAAACAAAAGTTTAATATGTTAatttaatgtaatatttataaaccatTCTTATTGCACAATTAAACTGACGATACTTACATCCGATCTAATATCGTATTATGCATAgctttcttattttctttttgggctTAATTCCACAAAAATggaagaaattaaatgaaataattatgcTATTAAAAAGAACGTAGAATCTTGAATTATGTTACAAGTGGGTtaatttcgtttcgtttgaatacaaaaatgtagAGGCTTATAAGGACCCCTTTGCCTTCTTCCGGCTGGGATTTATGTACGACTGATAGTAGAACTTGGAGAACATCACAGTCAAGGCCCCATATAGGAATCCAAAGGCATAGATCCCTGGTCGTGGAGCTCTGCAATCGCTCTGCATAATCATGTCGATCATATGGAGCATAACTAAAGCGAACTGAATGAGCTGGATGATGGTGATGTACTTCTTCCACCACAGACTCGCCTTTTGCACTCCCGGGCTAATGGAGGACAGAAGGTAATAAGTGTACATACACGCGTGTACAATCAAATTAAGGATAACCATCCAGGCCCCAATGCCGCCGTGACCATGCAGAGTCTGGAGGAGGTAACAGGCCAGGATCACAGACACATGGTGGAAGACGTGCAGAAAGGATATCTGTTTGCTCTTCTTGCGCAGCACAAAGAACACCGTTTCCACCAGATCAATGAGCTTGTTGATGTAGTACGCGTTGGCGAAAAGTCGCTCTAAATCCTTGCCCTTATGGCCCAAGGGCAAGGTTATGGGGCACCTCAAGTCGTAGAAACTAAAGACGACGTAGCAGACCTGTAATTATTTGCATAATTGATGGAAAGTCCCGTCCCTTCCACTACACTTACGTATACGAACAACGCACTATTGTACACGATTTGTATGATGTTATAAGCCTTGATCACACCGCGCAGTTCAAAGGGCTGTCGACGGTCCATGAGCTTGGGACCCACCTTCAGGACGAACAGAAGGTAGGCTGCCAGCACCCCAAGGGTGGGCCAGGGAGTCTTAAAGAAAGCCAACCGAATTGGATCTGGCGAAGTCATATTCCTGTTTATGGCTTAGGGCTCCTTTCTCCAATAAGGTTCGTCGGCGACTAATCAAACGTAGATCGTCACGGCTTGGTTATAGGTGTTTCGATTAGAATACACGCTCTTCAAATGtctaattgttattttaacaACACATTGCAAGAGCTTGCAATTTAGAAATTGTCATAGTGTGATGCGAAGGTACAGTGTCAGCGATTAAGAAGTCAGAGTCGGGAAAGCTGCTATCAATTGGAATACATCTGCACATACaataatatgaaaatgaatGTAGTATCAATGCAATGGGTGTAATAATTAGCACCAACTTAAGACGTATTAAGAAAGTCGAATAGCTAATCATTTAaggtttgtatacattttcagtaatttgaaaatgtaatttataaattgattGGCTATGCATGGAGGGCTTTGAAGGTTGAGCTTAGGAAACATAAATACGTTATTTTACCTTACAGGAAAGGCAGCTAACGTTAACAGAAAACATATGTCACTATATAGCTTAATTTTATTGAGATAGCTCAAtcacaaatttaaatttaatttgcatatttcggTTTTCAGCTGGGaggttaaaaaaaatcatttaaaaaagatGGTTAAGTCAACATAACCAACAGAATAAACAAGATGTTTTATACTTAAAACCCTGTTATGGTTACAATTttcttataatatatatatatgtattatataatcttcaaaaaaaaaaaacatttatttgttttttaatcgTTTTAAAGGTTCGTTTCCCAAAGGGAaagtgaaattttaaaatataatcttAAGATTTTTTTCTATCAGATAGGAAACATTTGGGAGCTAAAGTCTCAAGCGTTCAAATGCTCACACAATGCTCCTCTTGAAGAATCTTTTGGAGAGTTGTGACATTTGGTTTTCGTTGTAGGTGAATGTCATTAAAGGTTTATTCCAAAAAtactaaaactaaaatttctgTTGCTTGCGTCTTTGCCGTTAGTATCCAGTTAGAAATTTACAGACCACCATATGGGCCGACTTGCACTCCAGGATAATGCTAACATTAGCTTCTCCTTGGTCCATCTCTTGCGGCTATGGGCTTTCTACGCGTTAATCTCGAACAGCTTGGCCACTTCGTTGAGGTTATCATAACTCTtattcttattaataatagtCCTAGCTAAGCCTATTCGGTTGAAGAGATTCCAGAGCAGGATGCCCACGACCTTGTCGTCCTTCATGTAAAACACCACGCCCTTGCCGTAGTCCGCCGCGTCGTCGGGATCACAGGTAATGCCATCTTTGGTAAAGACTTCAACATCGGCTGTGCCCATGGAATCGCCGCTTTCCTTGGGCTCGGCCAGGTTGTCTACGCGTTCAGCAGCATCCGAGGGCAGGGCAAAGACTCCCACGGTGGGCAGCGAGGAGTCCACCAGGCCGACGCCCTCATAGCCGATTTCAGGACCCAAATCCGACCAAAACATGCTCTGATGCTGGTATGGTTTCTCTGTAAATGAAGGGACATTTCAAGCCATTGTAATTGGCAAAGAAAAACTCCACCAATAGTGCGGAAATGTTACTCACTAGCTCCCGTCATGTTCTCACCAGCCAGCCGGCCCGAGACCATGGAGTGATCATAGTGCTCCACTCGCCGTCTGCCTAACAGCGGGTCATAGAAACAGGAAACGTCACCAGCCACGTAAAGGTTTCGCCTGGCTTCCAGCTCAGCATTGACCACGAAGCCACCGCGGCTCCTGTCTACTTCCAGCCTGCTCGGAGCGGCGAGCTCCGTGTTGGGTGAGCAACCAACACAGACTACCACCACATCGGACATCAGGGTCATGCCATTGTTTAGCTCCAGCTTTAGATCAGCTTCATCCCTTGTCGCGCTCCGAATGCTGGCATTGGGGATAACACAGACACCCTGCGACTCCATCTTGGCCATCGTCCAGCGGCTCAAGTAGTCCGGCAGGACCTGCGACATATTACCGTTCTCCTCGAACACCTGATATACCTTGCCGCCATCATTCTCCTTGGAGTAATGGGCCAGAGAGCAGGCCAGCTCGCTCCCGATGAAGCCGTTGCCCACGATCGTGATCGATCGCTTCTCCCTCGCCAATTTGCGGAGGTGGTCGAAGTCATCGGGAGTGCGATAGACCATTACCTTTTCGCGAATGCTGGGTGGCGCATCCTGGAAAATGTTGAGGTTCTTGGGGGAACAGCCAGTGGCAATCAGACACGAGTCGTACCCGATCTGATAGCCGTCGTTTAACGTCACTTTTCGCTCATCATGATCCACCTTCTTGACGGCGAAACCGTGAGCGACGGCTATGCCCTTTGCACTGCCAGCCAAGTTCTCGGGTTCCACGAAATACCCTTCCGGTTCAAAGAACAAGCTGAGGTGAAAAgtttaattacttaattacAGCATTCTAAGCTGCTAATAGAAACGCACCTTCTTTCGGAGCCCGTCCACTGCTGGAAGCGGTAATCCTTGATGGGATCCTCGCTTGGGTTAGGCGTGTACCAGATCTCCTTGGAGAGAGGCGGACGCATGTAAGGTTTGCGGGGCTCGTTGCTGATCACCAGGACCTTGGCGGTGGCATCGTTGGACTTGATGGCTCGACACGCAGAGAAGGCAGCAGTGCCGCCGCCGACAATAAGGTAAGGTACGTGGTTTGGCAGGTCCTCGGAGCTGGCAGGACCTGTAACGGGAATGGGAAGAATACATTCTCAAGctcataatttttgtttatataatataaataaatattttcttaagttAATTCCACTCACTTGTCACTAGACCAGCTATCAGTCGTCTCTTCCGTAGCTCCTCTTCCTCAGCTGCCCTTCTGGCTTCACTATCGTCCGGCTGTCGCGTCAAGAACCAGGTTAGCTGCAGATTTAGAGTACATTTAGTGgggtttcttttttcttttgaaaCTAAGATATAATCCCACCAATCCTCCAGTAAGCAGCGCCGCCAGCGCGCCCAGTAGACACTTCAGACGGAGATCCTTCAGCCGGCACTCGCACTCCTCATCACTACCACCGCCACCCGTAGCATTTCCATCATTACAGGGCTGGCACCGTGTCTCCTGCCTCTTGCGCTTGAATTCTGCACAGGGATCCTTGGGCTTGCAGGGATCCTTGGGTTTGCAGGAATCGATAACGGGCTCGGAGCTATTGAGCTCACATTCCGAGGATTTCAGGACATCCTTGGCACTGCAGACTTGCACGTCCGGATAGCCCTAAGAATCAATCAAGGAATAAGTTAGTATATTGAAAGGAAGCAAGGATTCAAGAAGAATTTAGAAGACATTTAACTCTTGATCCTTGCAGCTTAAAAATAAGGATTTAACTAATAATTACTTTTATAATGAGCTGCTCTGACTGCGGCGGGGCTTGATAGTTGACGTTTGGAAAGCCGGGGGCACTAGCGTTGTCTGAAGCCTGTGGATCCACGTCCTCATTCAATTGATTTTCGTACTCGTAGTTCTTGGGGATGCAGACCTGATGGTTGGGATATTTTTTGGCTTGCATTTTGCTGCGAGCCTCAAAGGTGCGTTTCTTGACCATTTGATAAAGGTTGTTGTGTGCCGACCGGAAAGAGGCTTAAACCGGAAACGAAACAAGATAGGTCAAGGTTTTCATAGGTTGAGGTTGAAATAAGCTCAAAAACTAACCATATGTCGGCGGCGGCTGTAATGGCGGCGGAACCAGTATCCTTCTGTTGGCCAAGATGTACGCCTGGCGAAAGAACCTTCGCGTCAGGCATTGGACGCTCCAGATACTTATAATACTCATAATGTTAGTACTCTGACGGTGCCAGAATAAATGAATCCTCAATTGTTTAAaaccgtgtgtgtgtggttaatattgtgttttgtttacaaaaaaagaaagaaaaactaattttcaTGACAAATTTTTCAAGGTTAAAATATGGCTGAGGATCGAATGCTGAAGTTTGCTGCTTGAAGTCTTTGAATACATTGTATACAATATTTTAGGAACATTCCCgcaaaaaatttatgaaattaataaataaaataaaaataaaaataattttattttctttatttatttttttaaacaattttacgttagatgtatattttatcttagatttataaaattttgattaaaattttatatttcaatctTAAATCAATcgttttttttacaaaattctaGATTATctattttagctattttataaacatgtttaaatttttttcagtgcgcTTTTGCACCGATACATCCGATACTACCGCAAGCTCTTGTTGGATTTGGGATTTCCCAGCACACTGCGACGGCCACACTAAACACGGAGACAGGGACAGAAAATACAACATGACGGAAGGGCAGCAAAGGAATGCGAAATAAAGGGAAAGGAGAGAAGGAACCGAAGATCGATTGTTGTGAACAGAAAGAAGAGATCAATTAAAGCCCTCCGCATTTCACACGGAGATATTTGTCACAGaaattgcttcttttttttataaacacaacaaaaacccGCGAACACACCACACGTTACCACCGCCGCAAACCCGTTGTTACACAATTTTGCGTTCATTTGCTGTGACACCACCGGAATCGGGACACATTTGCCATGAGTGGAGTGTGGAGCGGGCGCTGCCTTACGCGGAAGTTCGTCCGGCAGGCATACATCTTGGCCAACAGCAGGATACTGGGACCGGCGCAGCTGCAGCGCTCGCCGGCGGTGTACGGTGAGTTGTGAGGTTATGGTCTCTCATGTTTTTCCCGACTGATCCGGCGTTGCCTTCTCCTCCGCATTTCAGCCGCTCTCCGGTCGTCGCATAGCAGCCTCTATCAAAAGGTAACTACTACTACACCATCAGGATAGATGAGGAGGTCACAATCGCCCACCACTTCTTACAGTGGCATCTCATTTCATCCCTTTTCATTTCCCTCTTCCTTACTGGTTACTTATTATTCCTTGATTTAATGGTTTTCAGGATCGCAAGACCTTATGCAGCGCCAAGGATGTTCTTAAATCCTCTGACAGTTCATACTCACAGTCCAGTTCCCACAAACCCAGTAGCCCTCGTAGCAATGACGATGGAACAGCCTCCAGTGGCGTTGATCAGGACTCcgaaagccagaaaaaggatCTTCGCCTGACGGGCCTGCTGGCTGCTCTGGCGGCATTGTTTGCCGGAGGAGTGGTATTTATAGATCTTGTTTTTAAAGAGAATCTTGTAAAATGTACGCAAATTTCGTAGATAACCTGGTACTTGACGCAGAAAACAGACGATGGCGACGCCAAAAGTGCAGCAGATGAGCAACGGAAGCGTAAGCTGTCAGCTGGTCCAGCCACAAGTAAGATATTTGTAGTTAAGAGATATTCATTCAAAGTAAGCTaatggtgaaatatacattccTGCTGAGTTAACCAATGATATCTGCCTGTTTTGATATGAATATTTTGGCAGTCACTCCCAGATTAGCATTATCTGACCGCCTTATCATTAATCATTGTCTACAAAAATGACAAGCTCATGGTCttaatttccttattttccGTTTCAGCTCCTGCTAGTTCCAAGGACCTTCCAAAGCACGTTCCATACCTGATTGTCGGCGGCGGCACTGCTGCCTTCTCTGCGTTCCGTGCCATCAAGTCCAACGATGCCACCGCAAAGGTCCTGATGATCAGCAACGAGTTTCGCAAGCCCTACATGCGTCCGCCTCTTTCTAAGGAGCTCTGGTACACGCCCAACCCGAGCGAGGAGACCAACAAGGATTACCGCTTCAAGCAGTGGACTGGCTCGGAGAGAAGGTGCgcttaaattgaaaaactCCCTCGATTATTATAAAAGTTTTCCATGTTCCATTGCAGCTTGTTCTTTGAGCCTGACGAGTTTTTCGTGGCCCCCGAGAAGCTGGAGGAGAGCGTGAATGGCGGCATAGCCGTGGCTCAGGGTTTCGCCGTTAAGAAGGTGGACGCCCAGAAGCGGATAGTGACGCTAGAAGATGGCTATCAAATTGAGTACGACTCGTGCCTGATTGCCACTGGCTGTGCCCCCAAGAACCTCGCCGTTTTCCATGATGCGCCACCCAGCATTCGCGAAAAGGTAATGGTCTATCGCACTCCCGATGACTTCGACCGCCTTCGCAAATTGGCGTCAGAGAAGCGATCGATCACGATCGTGGGCAACGGCTTCATTGGGAGCGAGCTGGCCTGCTCCCTGGCCCATTACGCCAAGGAGAATGGTGGCGGCAAGGTGTACCAGGTGTTCCAGGAGGATTCAAATATGTCGCGGGTTCTGCCGGACTACCTGAGCCGCTGGACTAAGACCAAGATGGAGGCGCAGGGTGTCTGTGTTATCCCCAATGCCAGCATTCAGAGCGCGACCAGAGACGCATCCAATCTGAAACTGGAGCTGAACAATGGCACGACCCTGGTGTCCGATGTGGTGGTAGTCTGTGTTGGCTGCTCACCAAACACGGAGCTCGCTGGTCCGAGCAGGCTGGAAGTTGACGGGAGCCTCGGTGGTTTCGTGGTCAATGCTGAGCTGGAAGCCAGACGAAACCTGTACGTGGCTGGCGACGCCTCCTGCTTCTACGATCCGCTGTTGGGCAGGCGGCGGGTGGAGCACCATGATCACTCCGTGGTGTCCGGACGACTGGCTGGAGAGAACATGACGGGAGCTAGTGAGTGGTGGATTTTTTCCTTACCAATTACAATGTCTTAAAATGTCTTTGCACTTACAGAGAAACCATACCAGCATCAGAGCATGTTCTGGTCGGATTTGGGTCCTGAGATCGGCTACGAGGGCATCGGTCTGGTGGACTCCTCGCTGCCCACCGTGGGAGTGTTTGCTTTGCCGTCGGATGCCGCCGACAAGCTGCCAAAGCCCAAGGAGGGTGGCGATTCCAAGGGCAAAAAGAATGTTGAGGTCGTTACCACAAATGGCGTTGCCTCCGATTCCGATAAGACGGCAAACTACGGCAAGGGCGTGGTGTTCTACATGAAGGACGATAAGATCGTGGGCGTCCTGCTCTGGAACCTCTTCAACCGGATAGGCTTAGCTAGGACAATAATTAATCAGAATAAGAAGTATGATGACCTCAATGAGGTGGCAAAACTATTCGAGATTCATGCGTAGAGAGCGCCAAGAGTTTCAGAGATGGAAACCAAGGAGAAGGAAAGTCCTTGCATCCTGGAATGCAAGTCGGTCCGCACAGAACTATATTCGAAAGCCTTCAATTGTGTGATCTGTATGGAATACGAACGGCAACGTCTTCGTAATATCACAAACTACTTTTAACTGGCAAAGTTGACGAATATGCTTTGAAATTAATGTGCGTTtcagttttgtatttttcataCACTCCGCTGCTGCTCCCTTTCAATCAGtgtttcctttattttcttcttacCAAACCTTTAGTCCTGGGACttttatctatataatttattttcacaaGTTCAAAAGAATAATTTCGAAGCCTTcccacttttcttttttgtttaaaacaaaacaatatatttcagcagaaatattttaatgaacaAATACAGAACCACAGAACTCTTAGTTTTATTCACTTGGAAGAAAATGCTAATAAagatatgtaaatatgtaaaattattaaataccCACCGGCATCTCTTGGTTTTTCGCTTGTATttcctaataaaaaaaaacccactaCAAATGAGCACGGGAaatgataaaataataaaagcattTGTCCAAAATCAAagcattttaaatgttaaaaagggTCTCCTTTAGTTGCTCACAAAACATTAACTATTTAAATAGTATCTAAGTGTTTATTGTCTTCAgttttaattacaataaacCATAAGGATTTACCTGAGATTTTGATTCAACTAGCGCAAAGTATTCCGGCTTTGGGTAAATGGAAATATTACATTAAATAAGGTCTAGATTTATCCTTTGGCACCAATACCTTCGTTAAGGGATAACATGTTTTTTTGCTGCAATAAAACTCTATTCCTAGAAATATTTTCCCGCTGCCGAAATAACCTTCAAAGAGTCCAAGCTcttcaaaaggaaaattattgTAACAAAGCAAGCAGCTGTCAAACTGACAAACATTTGCACCTGGCTTATTAGGGTAATGCAGGCGGATTAGCTACCAATTCGTAGGCAGAAAACGCGAATCTATAAAATCCTAGTGCTAAGATTACCTGCGTTGTTCCCGAGGGTTACCTATTAGGGAAAAACTTGGATTAGCGGCCAATTGGTAGGTAGAACTTTAAGCAGGTAGAGATATCTGCTCTGTGTCTGATCTATATAAACCTGCTGTCTAGGTTAGCAGGACATCAGTTCCTTGTCGACACTCCTCCTGCTAACATGAAGTACCGCATGTTGAACAAACGCAAGCTCGCGGCCAGTCCTTCGCCAGTTAAGAGAGAGGTCCCGGAAGAGGACGTCACCATTGACACCACCGCCCATAGTGCCCTGGAGCTGGAGGCAGCATCGGCTCTCCTCTTGCTTCGCTACCAATACGATCGTCAGATCTGCAATAGTATTATTTCATACACTGCAACAACCCGATCGCCAACACCTCCGCCTGTGATCGCTGACAATACGACACCAAAGGATCAGACAGTTCGCCCGCCAGTCGCCGCCACTCAGCCGTTAAAGAAACGTTCCATACCACCGCATCTCCTGCGGAGATCCTTGACGCCAGCCAAATCTGTGACCTCGGTGACCAGTAACAACTCTATAGTGAAGGCGAAAGCAAGGACTCCTGTTCCCGGAAGCGACCAGACGCGCGGCTGCAACAAATCCCTGCTCAAGTCCTGCAGGAATATGATTCGCGAGTTCTTGGACAATCAGGAGCTTATCTAATAAGTGATGACCTTTCCACAAATATCTAAcgaatattgaatttaaacaACAAGCATTCTAATCATAGATTTTAGAaatcttttcaaaaaaattaacgCTGATTtcctaatattaaaaatttgtattttacaCTATTTTCTGATTTGAAGAAACGACTTTTGAAATTGTAATAAAGacaaaattaaagcaaaaacaagtatttctttttgtaaattatgaatttCCCAACAGTTAGTCCCCGAATTCGTACTTGGGATTCGTAATAAATGTACACTTTACTACACAAAATAAGAACAAAATCGATCgatttcagttttcaatttatttattgcatatAAATTGgtttcctttgttttttttttatacatatataaattatgtatATTGATCAAAAGATAAAGTTTTCAAATGGAAGAACAGGTATTGTGGCGACACTAGAGTGCTAATTATTAGCTATTGGCGGTGTGTGTTTAAACTTAAGGCGTACgaaaaacaaatagaaaatgattttttaacgTAGTTCCTAcacattaattaataattacagAGTTTGCACACTACGGGCTAAATGTATGAACGTGCGATTGATGATGATGTCTCTCCTTTTCGTAACTCGCTTCAATTCTGTTTAATACGATTATTAAAGTGCTTGAAATGTACATTTTCTATTGTTTGAGGAGGTAAGAGGGGTGGGTGTAAAGATCGTATGattaatgtttataaaaatgaaCACCATTCATTTGCTGCGTAAACTAAcattacaaataatataatagtaatcataatgataataataataatagaaaactaatgtgtatacatatatgtatgcttgCTATAAAAATGGAAGccaatgttttcttttttattatatatataaaatgtatgtatatcatatttttaatgtgtgtgtgttctctTGTTGCAGTGTATCTAGGGCTAAGGGTctcaattgaaattgaattttgaaagCTCTCTTTTCAGGCTGATCCCGCAAAAACAAGCAAAGAACAGCTATTGTTATTATCCTTTAAAACGAAACTGTATCAGCTTCGTTGGCaactgctctttttttttgggaccaTATGTGCCAATAGTGTGAATCAAAGATAATTCTGTTGTTGTTATCacaagaaattaattaatttgcctTTCTTCGTTCTAAGCTGatttgttttgtatatttatattaacaaa
It contains:
- the LOC108074588 gene encoding very long chain fatty acid elongase F-like, yielding MTSPDPIRLAFFKTPWPTLGVLAAYLLFVLKVGPKLMDRRQPFELRGVIKAYNIIQIVYNSALFVYVCYVVFSFYDLRCPITLPLGHKGKDLERLFANAYYINKLIDLVETVFFVLRKKSKQISFLHVFHHVSVILACYLLQTLHGHGGIGAWMVILNLIVHACMYTYYLLSSISPGVQKASLWWKKYITIIQLIQFALVMLHMIDMIMQSDCRAPRPGIYAFGFLYGALTVMFSKFYYQSYINPSRKKAKGSL
- the LOC108074498 gene encoding putative apoptosis-inducing factor 1, mitochondrial, whose product is MSIISIWSVQCLTRRFFRQAYILANRRILVPPPLQPPPTYASFRSAHNNLYQMVKKRTFEARSKMQAKKYPNHQVCIPKNYEYENQLNEDVDPQASDNASAPGFPNVNYQAPPQSEQLIIKGYPDVQVCSAKDVLKSSECELNSSEPVIDSCKPKDPCKPKDPCAEFKRKRQETRCQPCNDGNATGGGGSDEECECRLKDLRLKCLLGALAALLTGGLLTWFLTRQPDDSEARRAAEEEELRKRRLIAGLVTSPASSEDLPNHVPYLIVGGGTAAFSACRAIKSNDATAKVLVISNEPRKPYMRPPLSKEIWYTPNPSEDPIKDYRFQQWTGSERSLFFEPEGYFVEPENLAGSAKGIAVAHGFAVKKVDHDERKVTLNDGYQIGYDSCLIATGCSPKNLNIFQDAPPSIREKVMVYRTPDDFDHLRKLAREKRSITIVGNGFIGSELACSLAHYSKENDGGKVYQVFEENGNMSQVLPDYLSRWTMAKMESQGVCVIPNASIRSATRDEADLKLELNNGMTLMSDVVVVCVGCSPNTELAAPSRLEVDRSRGGFVVNAELEARRNLYVAGDVSCFYDPLLGRRRVEHYDHSMVSGRLAGENMTGAKKPYQHQSMFWSDLGPEIGYEGVGLVDSSLPTVGVFALPSDAAERVDNLAEPKESGDSMGTADVEVFTKDGITCDPDDAADYGKGVVFYMKDDKVVGILLWNLFNRIGLARTIINKNKSYDNLNEVAKLFEINA
- the LOC108074534 gene encoding putative apoptosis-inducing factor 1, mitochondrial; the encoded protein is MSGVWSGRCLTRKFVRQAYILANSRILGPAQLQRSPAVYAALRSSHSSLYQKDRKTLCSAKDVLKSSDSSYSQSSSHKPSSPRSNDDGTASSGVDQDSESQKKDLRLTGLLAALAALFAGGVITWYLTQKTDDGDAKSAADEQRKRKLSAGPATTPASSKDLPKHVPYLIVGGGTAAFSAFRAIKSNDATAKVLMISNEFRKPYMRPPLSKELWYTPNPSEETNKDYRFKQWTGSERSLFFEPDEFFVAPEKLEESVNGGIAVAQGFAVKKVDAQKRIVTLEDGYQIEYDSCLIATGCAPKNLAVFHDAPPSIREKVMVYRTPDDFDRLRKLASEKRSITIVGNGFIGSELACSLAHYAKENGGGKVYQVFQEDSNMSRVLPDYLSRWTKTKMEAQGVCVIPNASIQSATRDASNLKLELNNGTTLVSDVVVVCVGCSPNTELAGPSRLEVDGSLGGFVVNAELEARRNLYVAGDASCFYDPLLGRRRVEHHDHSVVSGRLAGENMTGAKKPYQHQSMFWSDLGPEIGYEGIGLVDSSLPTVGVFALPSDAADKLPKPKEGGDSKGKKNVEVVTTNGVASDSDKTANYGKGVVFYMKDDKIVGVLLWNLFNRIGLARTIINQNKKYDDLNEVAKLFEIHA
- the LOC108074535 gene encoding uncharacterized protein, which gives rise to MKYRMLNKRKLAASPSPVKREVPEEDVTIDTTAHSALELEAASALLLLRYQYDRQICNSIISYTATTRSPTPPPVIADNTTPKDQTVRPPVAATQPLKKRSIPPHLLRRSLTPAKSVTSVTSNNSIVKAKARTPVPGSDQTRGCNKSLLKSCRNMIREFLDNQELI